In the genome of Patescibacteria group bacterium, one region contains:
- the tsaD gene encoding tRNA (adenosine(37)-N6)-threonylcarbamoyltransferase complex transferase subunit TsaD, with protein MKILGIETSCDETAVCIIEADGRLDAPQFTIKGDALFSQAKMHAEFGGVYPTLAKREHAKNLVPLLKKALEDAKLALPAPILLDPEFETKLQTMLERETGLYDAVKELITTYQKPPIDLIAVTTGPGLEPALWVGIAFAKALSLAWNIPLRATNHMEGHIVSPLLEPKTKVEFPAVALLISGGHTELVAARGWMDYMILGKTRDDAVGEAFDKTARLLNLPYPGGPEISRLAQEGRLRKIKPQWPLPRPMISTDNLDFSFSGIKTAVLYLTQKLHSMPEYSYSSDLSPEIKMEIALEFENAVTDVLIAKARTVLNTYEVKTLILGGGVVANSFIRESFKNLVKEFPETKLLIPNITHATDNALMIAAAGYLNYLKNGPTTEELKAEGNLSL; from the coding sequence ATGAAAATTCTCGGCATTGAAACAAGTTGTGATGAAACAGCAGTCTGCATTATAGAAGCAGATGGTCGTTTGGATGCACCTCAATTCACTATTAAAGGTGATGCTCTTTTTTCGCAAGCAAAAATGCATGCAGAATTTGGCGGCGTGTATCCTACATTGGCAAAACGCGAACATGCAAAAAATTTAGTTCCACTTTTGAAAAAGGCTCTTGAAGATGCAAAGCTCGCACTTCCAGCTCCTATACTTCTTGATCCTGAATTTGAAACAAAGCTTCAAACAATGCTAGAACGAGAGACTGGTTTATACGATGCGGTAAAAGAATTGATTACAACCTATCAAAAACCACCTATTGATCTTATTGCTGTTACAACAGGTCCGGGATTAGAACCAGCACTTTGGGTTGGTATCGCTTTTGCAAAGGCACTAAGCCTTGCATGGAATATCCCACTTCGAGCTACCAATCACATGGAAGGACATATTGTCTCACCACTTTTAGAACCAAAAACTAAAGTAGAATTCCCCGCTGTCGCATTACTTATTTCTGGAGGTCATACTGAGCTTGTAGCGGCACGCGGTTGGATGGATTATATGATCCTAGGAAAAACACGAGACGATGCTGTGGGAGAAGCATTTGATAAGACCGCACGACTTCTCAATTTGCCGTATCCTGGAGGTCCGGAAATTTCTCGACTAGCACAAGAAGGACGCCTACGAAAAATAAAACCCCAATGGCCACTTCCACGACCTATGATTAGTACAGACAATTTAGATTTCTCTTTTTCAGGAATAAAAACTGCAGTTCTCTATCTCACTCAGAAACTTCATAGTATGCCTGAGTACTCATATTCATCAGATCTTAGCCCAGAAATTAAAATGGAAATTGCTTTAGAATTTGAAAATGCAGTAACTGATGTGCTTATTGCAAAAGCTCGAACAGTACTCAACACATATGAAGTTAAAACACTTATCCTTGGAGGAGGCGTGGTAGCTAACTCTTTTATTCGTGAATCATTTAAGAATTTAGTAAAAGAATTTCCTGAAACAAAACTTTTGATTCCAAATATTACCCATGCAACTGATAATGCGCTTATGATCGCTGCTGCAGGATATTTAAACTATCTCAAAAACGGACCTACAACTGAAGAACTTAAAGCTGAAGGAAATTTAAGTTTGTAA
- a CDS encoding NUDIX domain-containing protein gives MQEKKRVGAGFGVIILNKDGKILLGKRHPDPDKADSAFRSAGEWSLPGGKLDWGESFETGAIREVKEETDIDITNPEVISVHNCRNEHAHFMTVGLIAREWTGEAKVMEPDEMVEWGWFDLSDLPQPRYFPSFMVIENYLQKKFYIKQD, from the coding sequence ATGCAAGAGAAAAAAAGAGTTGGAGCTGGTTTTGGAGTCATTATTTTAAATAAAGACGGAAAAATTTTGCTCGGCAAACGACATCCTGATCCAGATAAAGCAGACTCTGCATTTAGAAGCGCTGGTGAGTGGTCACTTCCTGGTGGCAAACTTGATTGGGGTGAATCATTTGAAACTGGTGCCATTCGTGAAGTTAAAGAAGAAACTGACATTGATATTACAAATCCCGAAGTGATTTCTGTGCACAATTGCCGTAATGAGCATGCCCACTTTATGACCGTAGGACTCATAGCACGAGAATGGACTGGTGAAGCAAAAGTTATGGAGCCTGATGAAATGGTAGAATGGGGCTGGTTTGATCTTTCAGATTTACCGCAACCACGATACTTCCCTAGTTTTATGGTCATAGAAAATTATCTTCAAAAAAAGTTTTATATTAAACAAGATTAA